The genomic interval GGCGCTTTGCAATTGTTCGCGGAGGTATTTGACGGCGTTGTTGCCAGAGAGGATGCCGGAGCTGTAGAGGCTGCTGGCGACGCCGGGAAAGCGCAGCGGTGCGGCCCAATCAATGAAGGACCGGCGCAAACCGGGGCGGAGGGTGAAGTTTTCGATTTCGCGACCTTGCAGGCCCATGCCACAGATGGCGGCGGTGAAGGCTCCGGAAGAGGTGCCGGCAATCTGGTCGGGAAAGATGCCGGCTTCATGAAGCGCGCCCATGAAGGCGGAATGGGCGTAAAATCCATAGAAGGAGGAACTGAGGGCAACGGCGATGCCGGTGCCTGGGTGGGATGATCGGGCGCTCATGTCCGGGTTGGATGTCATTTAGGTCTGCTGGGTGACGCTGGTGGATGCAGATTGTGTTCCAGAACGGATTCGATGCAGGCCAAGCCAGATGCCTCCGACGAGTCCCCAGATGCCGGTGACGGCGAATCCGAGCAGGGAGACGGTGACGGCCCCCTGGGCTCCCATGGGTAGGGTGTGTCCGAGCAGTTCGACAAAAAGGTTTTCGCGCACGCCAAGTCCGCTGATGGTGATGGGAATGGCGGCGATGGCGTCCACCATGGGCATGATGGCGAGCATTTGCAGCGGGGGGATGGGTTGGGCAACGGCGTGGCTGGAACACCAGTAGGCGGCATAGCCGGAGAGAATGCTGAGGATGGAAACGATCTGGGCGCGGTAGATGGCGTTGCGGTGGGGCTGAAGATGAAGGAACGGTCGGAGCGGAAAGGTGATGCGACGGAGGAAGGGTTTGCTGTTGATGTGGTTCCAGATCGAAGGGAAGCAGATCGCGGTAAAGGCGCTGAGGGTGAGGAGGCCCATGATGCCCAGGATGATGTCGGTGGCGACGAGGGCGATGCCGGGGACCATGCTGTTGTTGGAGGTGAGCCAGGCCGTTTGAGGTCGGGTAAACAAGATGTAAAGAATGGTGCCGGCCATCAGTCCAACGCCGTGATCGAGCAGGATGGATTGGGCGATGCGCAGTTTTTGATTGGGGAACTGGCGGTTGAGGAACACGGCACGGATGCCGTCGGCACCGAGAGGACCGAGGAAGTAGAAGTTAAAAAAATCGGCAAACATCGTCAGCCGGATCGACTCACGGAAGCTGAGAGCCATGCCGTTCATCTGCACGAAGGCGCGCCAGCGCATGGCCCATCCTAAAACGGCGAGGCCGCCAAAAAGCATGGCGAGCAACAGCCAGCCGAAGTGAATGGTGGTGTTTTGGAGACTGGGCAGGCTGGCGAACTCAGCACGTCGCAGAGCCCACCAGAGCAGGGCACCGCCACAAGCGAGGCGCAAGAGAAGCATCCAGTGGCGGCGGGGCATGCTAAAAGGCTAAAGGATGAAGACTAAAGGATAAACTTGGCCAGGTCAGTTGGCGAAGGCGATTACCTTTTGGCAACGAGGTCGTAACCGCGCCAGTCGGCGATGGTGACATCGGCGAAAGTTCCGACGGGGATGGTGGGATCAACAAAAACCATGCCATCGATGTCAGGAGCGTCCATGTAGGTGCGCGCTTCGCCGGGTTTTTCAACGAGGACGCGGACGGTTTTTCCAACTTGGGACTGGTTGAATTCTTCGGCGCGGACCTGCAGGTGGCTCATGGCTTCGTTCCAGCGGCGTTTGCGGGTGGCGTGGTGGACGTGGCCTTCCATTTTGTTGGCGCGGGTGCCTTCTTCGCGGGAGTAGTTGAAGACGCCGGCGCGTTCGAATTTGAATTCGTCGATGAAGTCGAGGAGTTCTTTAAAGTCTTCCTCGGTTTCGTTGGGAAAGCCGACGATGAAGGTGGTGCGGATGGCGATGCCGGGGATGCCGGCGCGCATGCGGCGGATGAGGTCGCGGATGTAGTCGCCGTTGGTTTCGCGGCGCATGAGGGTGAGCATGTGGTCGCTGATGTGCTGGAGGGGGATGTCGACGTATTTGACGACCTTGTCGGATTCAGCGATGGCGGCGATGAGGTCATCGCTCCAGTGGGCGGGGTGGGTGTAGAGGAGGCGGATCCAGAAGTCGCCCTCAATGGTATTGAGTTCGCGGATAAGGGTGGCGAGGCTTTCGCCGCGCGAGCTGTCGACGGGGCTGCGCGGGTTGGGGCGCTGGCCTTCCCATTTGTCCATGCCGAAATAAGTGATGTCCTGGGAGATGAGGTTGATTTCCTTGATGCCGGAGGCGACGAGAGCGCGGGCTTCCTTGACGACGCTTTCCTGGGTGCGGGAGCGGTGTTTGCCGCGGATTTTGGGGATGATGCAGAAGGAGCAGGGGTGGTTGCAGCCTTCGGCGATTTTGATGTAGGCGTAGTGCGAGGGAGTGAGGCGGAAGCGCGGGGTGTCGTAGTCGGGGATGTATTGGGGTTTTTCGGTGACGTGGTTGTCGGGCGACTCGTCTTCGGCGCGTTCGTGGCCGGTGAGGCGGTTGACGATGGTGCCGACTTCGGTGAGTTGGTCGAGGCCGATGAAGGCGTCGACTTCGGGCATCAGGCTGGGAAGTTCCTGGGCGAAACGCTGGGCCATGCAGCCGGCGACGATGATTTTCTTTTTGCGGTCGGTGCGTCCGTCGATGGCTTCATGGACGCTGGAGATGGACTCCTTCTTGGCCATGTCGATGAACGAGCAGGTGTTGATGATCATGACATCGGCGTCGTCGGACTTGGGGGTCATCTGCATGCCGGCCTGCTGGATGTGGCCGACCATGATTTCAGAATCGATGAGATTTTTGGCGCAGCCGAGGCTGACGAGTCCGACTTTGGTCATGATGGGTGAAAAAGGTGAGTGAGCGGGGCTTGGGTGGGTTCGGTGGGGAGGGAGTTTAGCATGGATTCGGTCAGTGGGAAGCGAGATGTGAGGGGAGGATGGTGACCCATGGAGAAATGTGCTGGACTTGGGCAGGGATTTTTTGTCATGTTGATTCATGCAACCACCCCCAGTTTCCCGTGTTTCTGAGATTCGACGTAGTTCGATAGCGAGGCGGTTGGTCAAATGGCTGGCTTATGGCGTTGGAGGATTGATTGGGTTGGTGGTTTTGATTTTACTGGCGGTGATTTTTTGGCCGGACGCGCCGCCGCCGGAGGATGGGGAAATGATTCCCGTTTTCACCGAGGGAGGTGGGCCGAATAATCCGCTGGTGGAGTTTGTTAAAAACGCACCGAATGCGGTGGGGGTCGGCTTGTTATCCGAGGAGGCAAAGGAGCTGCGGGTGGGTTCGGAACCGGAGTTGCGGGAACATTTGAAGCGCAACGAGAATTTGCTCAACGCATGGGACAAGCTGGTTCAGTCTGACCGGGATTCGTGGCGCTGGCGTTTGCAGGATTCTGCGCTGGTGTCTCGACCTTTGGAGTTCGAAGGATGGCAAAAACTGCAAGATGTTTGCAACTTGGATCGCTGCCGAATCGTGCTCCTGGTCAGGGATGGACGGCTGAGCGAAGCTGCGGAAAAGGCGCTCGCGCTCATAGCCAGTGGAGAGGCTCTATTCCATGCAGAAGGGGATGGCATGGATTTTCTGGTGTCGAGCACGGTGAAGTCAATTGGGGTTTCTTGCATGGAAGAAGTTCTTATCGCGAGTAGGAATGATGGGATGGTGCTGACGGATTTGCAGGCAAAAATGTCGCGGTTGGAAGGCGACTGTCTCAGTGCAACCAAGCACATGTTGCAAGTGGAGTATCTGACAACGAAAAAGATATTGAACAATTGGGATGAGTATTTAGCTGCGGGCTTGAAACGGAGAAGGATTAGGTCTGCCAAGTGGCTGATTGATGTTAATCGATCACTTAACATCTACATTGAATTTCAAAGGCCGTTGCTAGTTTCAGCTTCGAAGGATACGTCGACACTTTCGAAGGCCGCTATTAGGCACAATTACGCTCGGCGTGAATGGAGGCCATATCCGGCGAGGTTCCTAAGTTTAAATTTCTTTGGAGATCATACTGCTCATGATCGAGCAGGCTCGTTGAATTTAGTAGTGGATCGAGGTATTAGGGGACAGTTTTGGTCTACGGCGATGCCTGTCATCATCGCATTGCGGAGACATGAGCTTGAAAAAGGGAAATTGCCTGTGGACCTAGAGAAATTGGTTCCGGAGTATTTACCGAAAGTCCCTTTAGATCCTTACGATGGGGCACCGCTACGATGGAACTTGGAGAAGAAGCGGCTTTACAGTGTGTGCAGTAATGGCAAGGATGATGGTGGTGATTTTGGCAGGCCAATGATGGCGAGATTTGAATTTGGTGATCTTGGCTTGTTTTATCTTTGGGGTGAAGAATACAAGGCTTACCATAGGAAATTATACGCGCCACTAAATGAACTCTTGAGGAGGCGATGAAAACAGCGCTGGGGAAATTTGTTTGCAACTGTGGTGAGAAGTTGAGGTTCTAGTGTATTCGATATGATGATTTTTTCTCGCCGTTTACTGTTTTTGGGGCTGGCTTTGATGGCCATTGCGACTGGCAAAGCGCAGGCACAAGTGGTGGTTTACCGACTGACGTTTGAGGAGATTGGAGAGAGCATCAATTACCGGCCTTACCAGAATGGGTATTACGTCGCACCGATGGAGGGTGGGGCAGGCTCGTTGGTGCTGACGCTAACGACGGGGAATGTAAGGCAATATTTTGCTTATGAAGGGTTTGGGGAATTGTTTGTGGCGGTGAAGGGGGAGTCGCAGAAGATGGTTTTGAGTGCGACGGCGGCCAACGAGGTGAGCACGACAGTGTTTTATGCGCTGGGCACGGCGACCAAGGAATTTGACGTGGAATCGCGCAACTTGAGCGGGAAGATCAAGGTGGCGGAAAAGATGGTGGGGTATGCGGTGAGCGCTGACAGTGAGCAGGATTTGCCTTTCATTGGCACCGGGATGTCGATTGGCGTGGCGGGGGCGAGTCAGTTGACGGCCCGAATTGACGAGGCTTACACCAACAAGGCGGTGCAGGAAAATCTGGATTCGGCCGCGGCGGTGGATGCGGTGATCGAGGCTCTAACAGCGGCGGGGCATGTGAATGGCAATCCACAAACCGGGAATGGTGGCAATGGCAACAACGGCGGCGCTGGGGGCGGCACGGGGACCAATCAGGAGTAAACTTCCTCTTCAGGAGGGGACCAATTGAGGCAAGTTTTCTAGTCAGGGATTGGAGGGCGTCGGTGGGACAGGAGGGGAGGTGCGGTCGATGGAGGGCACGCGGAAGATTCTGCCGCTGTAAGGGCATTTCACTTCGGAGCCTGGGGTGAGACCGACGACATCAACGAGTTGATGAGGTTGAGCGAACGGGCTGCGAACAAAGCCGGGCTGGCCGGGAATGTTTTCGGCGTAGGGAATGGGCGGAATCGAAGGTGTGGACGTGGGGGGCGTGGCTGCTGTTGTCTGTGAGGTAGGAGTTGTTTCAGGCTCGGACATGATGGGATTGGGTGCGGATGGAGTGGCGTCGACCGAGGGGGCCGGTTCGGTTGGATTCAGCAGGGCGGGAGTGGGTGAGGGCGCAGATTCCAGAGGAGCAGGAGCAGGATCGGGAGTAGGAGCAGCAGCGGCAGCAGCAGGAGACGGGAGCTGTTTTTTGACGAGCTGGGGTTTGGTGACCGGCTTGGAAGTGGTGGCTTTAGGTTTGGGTTTAATTTTGGATTTGGCGACCGGTTTGGAGGGAGCCTGGGTCGGCAATTGGGCATTGTTGAGGGCGTCGCGCTGGCCGGGAACGATGAAGGGACGCTTGGTGTAGGGGCAGATAATGGTGTCACCCGGGCGGGCACCGTCGAGTTTGACCAGCTTGGCAGGGCGGGTGTAGGGCGAGCGGGCGTGGTCGGAGGCGTAGGGAACGGCGATGCCTGTTTTGATCCTGGCTTTCTTTGTCGCGGCGGGGGCGCTGGTCGAGATGCTGCTGAAGAGGGCAGCAATGATGAGCACGAGAACTCGAGGGATCAGGGTTTTTGCGTGGACCATGGATGCAAAAGGTGGCTTGTTGCCGGAGTGTAGAGGTGAAGGCACATGATGCAACCTCATCTAATTTTTGCGTAGCATTGGATCGCGCGAAGGAAGGTTTAATTGATTAATCAAATATGAAATGGCAGGTGATCACGGTAGGCAAACCAGCTTTGACTTGGGCGAAGGCGGGTTTGGAGGACTATGCGCGTCGGCTGACACGCATGGCGCAGGTGGAGATGGTGGTTCTGAAGGAGGGAACGCCGGCCCAGGTGGCGCAGCGGGCGCTGGAGGCGTCGAAAGGTTCGTGGCGGGTGGTGTTGGATGAGAGAGGCAGGGATTTGACCAGTGTGGAGCTGTCGGGCTGGGTGCAGAAACAGGAAAATGCTTCGTTAAAACGAGTGAGTGTGTTGATTGGTGGAGCGGATGGACATGATGAATCGCTGAGGTCGGAAGCGGACGAATGCTGGCGTTTGTCAAAGATGACGTTGCAGCACGAGATGGCGCTGGTTTTGTTTTATGAACAATTGTATCGCGCCTACGGAATGCTTAGGGGTGATCCTTACCATCGAGCATAACCCGCTGCTTTTTTCCACAATTACTATGATTTTCACATTGCAAAGTATGGAAATTACGGAAAGATTATTTTAATAAATTTCAGTCTTCCATACATTTCTAACTTGAGAATCTTCTCAAGAAGATTATTCATGGATGAGAAATTTTAACAATTTGCTGTTATGTCTTCACCGTCCCCTTCTTTTTTGAAACAAATTCTCGAAGCAGGATCGGTGTCTCAAACTCCAGATCGTTCGCAAGAAGTTGCTTCTCCATTTAGCAAACTGGGTGGAGGGAGTGGTGGGGTGGTTTCACCGTTTTCGATTGTCGGACCGGCGCACGGTGATCTGGCAAAGGGACTGGTGGCTCCCAAGAGGGTGGAATCGGCCATTGAGAGTGTGGGAATGGAACATTTTCGGTTGTTGCTGGACAATGTGCCGGTGGCGATGGCGATGTTTGATCTGGAGATGCGCTATTTGCTGGCGAACAGTCGTTGGGTGGAGGATTTTAAGCTGGCGGAGGTGGAGTTGGTGGGGCGCAGTCATTACGAACTGTTTCCGATGCTGCATCCGGGCTGGCGTCATGTGTATGAGAGGGCGTTGCAGGGTCAGGTGGTGAAGTGTGATCGGGATGCGATGATGCAGAATGGCCGGCCAATGGTGTATCGATGGGAGGTGCGTCCATGGAGAAACGCGGATACGCGCATTGGCGGGATCATGATTTCGTGTTCGCGATTGCAGGCTCCCTTGCCGGATGAAGCGACGGCTTCGACGACCAATTCAACGCCATCGCTGAATGAAAGTGGAGCCGCCACGGACGGGATGGAAGCGATGTGGATGGGGAGGTTGCCGATGCTGGCGGTGGATGTGAACGGGAGAATTTTGCGGGCCAGCTGCGGGGCTTCGACCTTTTTGCTGCCGAAGGGTTTGGAGGAGGGGGTGACGAGTTTTTGGGAGGTGCTGGGCGAGCGCAGCGGGCAGGGGGCTTTGCGGGAGCGGGTCGAGCAAGTGCTGCAATCGGTGCTGGCGGAGGGACGGGCGCAGGAGGTGATCCGCACTTCGCTTTCGACGGATGAGGAGGCAACGAGCGAGGTGCCGGCGCATTGGTTGTTTACGCCGATGGGTGAGCCGAAAGAGGGGCAGGCAGCGGTGGCGCTGGTGGTGGGACTTGAGGGGGTGCCGATGTTGCCCCCGGTGCAGGTGCCGCTTTCGCTTTCGATTTCGGCTGCTGAAGCGCCTTTGATGGAAGCGCGGGGTGAGGCGATGGAGATTCAGCGTCGGCTGGCGGAAGCGGCGGATGCAGAGAAGCTTTCACGGCAGAGGGAGAGCCGGCTGCGGTCAGTGTTGGATCTGGCGCCTTGTGGTTTGCTGGTGCTGGATGAGAAGGGGCGGCTGATTTTTCAAAATGCACGCTTGCGGCATTTGCTGGGTCGCGAGGTGATGGAGGGGCAAAGGGTGGATGAGTGGTTGATTTTGGGTTGTCGCGATGCGGTGCACGCCCGGGAGGTGGCGCGGCGCTGGCAGGAAGACATCTGGAGGCGTCAACTGGTGCAGGTGCTGACGCTGGTTTCGATGGACGATTTGTTGAAGGACATTGAGATTCGTCCGGTGGCGTTGCCGGGCGGGGGGATGATGCTGATGTTGCAGGATGTGACGGAGATGCGTCGGGGTGAGGAAATGTTGAGGTCGACCGAGGCGAAGTTCCGCACCTTGGTGCATGAGAATCCGTTGCCGGTGGTGTTGACGGATCGCAGTGGGGCGGTGTTTGATGCGAACCCGGCGGCAGAAGTGCTGCTCGGGCATCCGCGGGCGGAGTTGCGTCGGATGCGTCTGAATCAGTGGA from Phragmitibacter flavus carries:
- a CDS encoding lysylphosphatidylglycerol synthase transmembrane domain-containing protein, whose amino-acid sequence is MPRRHWMLLLRLACGGALLWWALRRAEFASLPSLQNTTIHFGWLLLAMLFGGLAVLGWAMRWRAFVQMNGMALSFRESIRLTMFADFFNFYFLGPLGADGIRAVFLNRQFPNQKLRIAQSILLDHGVGLMAGTILYILFTRPQTAWLTSNNSMVPGIALVATDIILGIMGLLTLSAFTAICFPSIWNHINSKPFLRRITFPLRPFLHLQPHRNAIYRAQIVSILSILSGYAAYWCSSHAVAQPIPPLQMLAIMPMVDAIAAIPITISGLGVRENLFVELLGHTLPMGAQGAVTVSLLGFAVTGIWGLVGGIWLGLHRIRSGTQSASTSVTQQT
- the rimO gene encoding 30S ribosomal protein S12 methylthiotransferase RimO — encoded protein: MTKVGLVSLGCAKNLIDSEIMVGHIQQAGMQMTPKSDDADVMIINTCSFIDMAKKESISSVHEAIDGRTDRKKKIIVAGCMAQRFAQELPSLMPEVDAFIGLDQLTEVGTIVNRLTGHERAEDESPDNHVTEKPQYIPDYDTPRFRLTPSHYAYIKIAEGCNHPCSFCIIPKIRGKHRSRTQESVVKEARALVASGIKEINLISQDITYFGMDKWEGQRPNPRSPVDSSRGESLATLIRELNTIEGDFWIRLLYTHPAHWSDDLIAAIAESDKVVKYVDIPLQHISDHMLTLMRRETNGDYIRDLIRRMRAGIPGIAIRTTFIVGFPNETEEDFKELLDFIDEFKFERAGVFNYSREEGTRANKMEGHVHHATRKRRWNEAMSHLQVRAEEFNQSQVGKTVRVLVEKPGEARTYMDAPDIDGMVFVDPTIPVGTFADVTIADWRGYDLVAKR
- a CDS encoding 23S rRNA (pseudouridine(1915)-N(3))-methyltransferase RlmH — its product is MKWQVITVGKPALTWAKAGLEDYARRLTRMAQVEMVVLKEGTPAQVAQRALEASKGSWRVVLDERGRDLTSVELSGWVQKQENASLKRVSVLIGGADGHDESLRSEADECWRLSKMTLQHEMALVLFYEQLYRAYGMLRGDPYHRA
- a CDS encoding PAS domain S-box protein — encoded protein: MSSPSPSFLKQILEAGSVSQTPDRSQEVASPFSKLGGGSGGVVSPFSIVGPAHGDLAKGLVAPKRVESAIESVGMEHFRLLLDNVPVAMAMFDLEMRYLLANSRWVEDFKLAEVELVGRSHYELFPMLHPGWRHVYERALQGQVVKCDRDAMMQNGRPMVYRWEVRPWRNADTRIGGIMISCSRLQAPLPDEATASTTNSTPSLNESGAATDGMEAMWMGRLPMLAVDVNGRILRASCGASTFLLPKGLEEGVTSFWEVLGERSGQGALRERVEQVLQSVLAEGRAQEVIRTSLSTDEEATSEVPAHWLFTPMGEPKEGQAAVALVVGLEGVPMLPPVQVPLSLSISAAEAPLMEARGEAMEIQRRLAEAADAEKLSRQRESRLRSVLDLAPCGLLVLDEKGRLIFQNARLRHLLGREVMEGQRVDEWLILGCRDAVHAREVARRWQEDIWRRQLVQVLTLVSMDDLLKDIEIRPVALPGGGMMLMLQDVTEMRRGEEMLRSTEAKFRTLVHENPLPVVLTDRSGAVFDANPAAEVLLGHPRAELRRMRLNQWMDEASVKRRAEVLEGMNLCDASSGELEALLPLANGSVAKVAMRVALVMDVERRALFTVHFMQELESKSKAKTETEEKAEAQVQAEPQVRIPVEKAAAEFRHPLMLVDRFQEMEDEEEESLESEQVELLSTDAHGRVASWTEEATEIFGFAKEEILGRGLHLLFRPSDATGFCQDLAKHHALAFGGKVVEWTFYHKVHGRSVGSFVLNAVGDSPLAVQLKLKQKQKVAATVGVDAEEVDVDLDHAMEQQRVVIGETHQRVKDQLQIINSMLNLQLNTLRNEEARHALRSSQNRIGSIAALHHHLSRMAAGEEMNFKAFVAGLIERLRECFDVPAGRVHVEIDLSKKQVPEKWLLPLSLALNEMVSNVFKHAFPGDRIGVVEVALHWNGEMGALSVVDDGIGFAADFDDHHHEGMGLKILRVFAGQLGGEIKMNHGANGGAEVVLQFPVKRA